Proteins co-encoded in one Hymenobacter sp. GOD-10R genomic window:
- a CDS encoding integrase core domain-containing protein → MKTEVMLSRSAFASVAEAQAQLVAYFDYYNHQRRHSALGYECPHIFEQQTLLTKAQLWSHLT, encoded by the coding sequence CTGAAAACGGAGGTGATGCTTAGCCGCTCCGCCTTCGCTTCCGTAGCCGAGGCGCAAGCCCAACTAGTTGCTTATTTTGACTACTATAACCACCAGCGACGGCACTCGGCACTGGGCTATGAGTGCCCCCATATCTTTGAACAACAAACACTTTTAACGAAAGCCCAACTCTGGTCTCACTTAACCTGA
- a CDS encoding transposase — translation MPDKRRKYDAAFKAEALRLAEESRFIQAAARALGINPKLLYRWQQEQVVAEVGSMKMARDSERCALRAANKRLTQELDILKSLGHLRPADPVSVYQYIVQRQARVSVRQLYSVLRVTTSAYYAWLAKIISAGCYTGMIRNNVSGLSQTCSALWHSSPAG, via the coding sequence TTGCCCGACAAACGGCGTAAGTATGATGCAGCCTTCAAAGCCGAAGCCCTACGTCTAGCTGAGGAAAGTCGCTTCATCCAAGCGGCCGCCCGTGCGTTGGGCATCAATCCTAAACTACTCTATCGCTGGCAGCAGGAGCAGGTAGTGGCCGAAGTGGGCAGTATGAAAATGGCTCGTGACTCAGAGAGGTGCGCCCTACGGGCGGCCAACAAACGGTTGACGCAAGAACTGGACATTTTAAAAAGCCTTGGTCATCTTCGACCAGCCGACCCCGTGAGCGTGTACCAGTACATTGTTCAACGGCAGGCGCGTGTGTCCGTACGGCAACTGTATTCCGTGTTGCGGGTAACCACCAGTGCATACTATGCTTGGCTGGCCAAGATAATATCGGCGGGCTGTTATACCGGCATGATAAGGAACAATGTGTCAGGTCTTAGTCAGACATGCTCGGCGCTATGGCACTCGTCGCCTGCTGGCTGA
- a CDS encoding S1 RNA-binding domain-containing protein, with the protein MSIPSRPYFSELQLHCNNKLIVEAKVERRNSGGYTVQVLGYEGFLPGSHSLVKMAVVSVEEDKLVGTTVGIVIIEISQSPFKLVVSRKIAKEVQAEQIAREKLARQIAKQAEQESLLNRRTEEIKTLILGDIIEGHVLYNGDGFTIVRAGSLNARINKLELGWGDIPYPEPGHILQIVITRIDLDRLALEASVRLLSPNPWLDADKLFPKGKSILARIKNVVKFGLFAELRPGVDCLVHRSAIIGCVPETDLDVHFNVGDQIPIVIEQVSTDQRKISARCAIELEQWKTLSLFQQRLFESQREVVALEDRFTSLSIENQRLSEAFDIQKQEDEYKIECLTTDLQNANAQLTTAKRATHEQLESLKLQHQQSLDAEVRLRQQLRMKLATVEKQLDAEKEARNLASEAHRNELTKQGKKLKEVQGQLDQAKEQLGTQIETPEPTTWAPEELTQVAAPYTENTVASLPVFITFSNSKQITNAIEFDKLNLSGEVYPVNFPYLNTLERQQLLAYKQLCEYPNHFLSSMADRVRKGSGNMLFASKAPAFHKTYSCEFALSNYINYSIPEEIKKRGKEAEEEFREWFAKKLEQNPRYMEKPLLMEPLMVECMQHFRLSSPPRPVNIPNSGLIPVDGQQLSVLEKQIEQVIINAAAFANSSDDHHKIIGRLGTHAYKGAKKNERVDHGTSLTDEEVRTILIKFDNNYKKVLITLLHTYYRSKFNNQLAFDGALLIAFGFRPCHACYTRADLNGITIHLPHTTPSSVLGTVTRATRSTLQYEEDDDNDLPF; encoded by the coding sequence ATGTCTATACCAAGCCGCCCCTATTTTTCTGAGCTTCAATTGCATTGCAACAACAAGCTAATTGTTGAAGCAAAGGTCGAAAGACGTAATTCTGGTGGGTATACAGTACAAGTATTAGGATACGAAGGCTTCTTACCAGGTTCTCATTCTTTGGTAAAAATGGCAGTGGTTTCGGTTGAAGAAGATAAGTTAGTAGGCACAACCGTTGGGATTGTAATTATTGAAATCAGTCAATCTCCGTTCAAGCTTGTTGTTTCCAGAAAGATTGCCAAAGAAGTACAAGCTGAACAAATAGCACGTGAAAAACTAGCTCGACAAATTGCAAAGCAAGCTGAGCAAGAAAGCTTGCTAAACAGGCGTACTGAAGAGATAAAAACGCTTATCCTTGGTGACATCATTGAAGGGCATGTGCTCTATAATGGTGACGGCTTCACTATTGTCAGAGCAGGCAGCCTGAATGCTCGGATAAATAAGCTAGAACTAGGTTGGGGAGATATACCCTATCCCGAACCGGGTCATATACTGCAGATCGTAATTACTAGAATAGACCTAGATAGATTGGCCCTTGAAGCTAGTGTGCGATTACTTTCACCTAATCCTTGGCTAGATGCTGATAAACTTTTTCCAAAAGGGAAATCGATTTTGGCCCGCATTAAGAATGTTGTCAAATTTGGCCTTTTTGCAGAATTGCGCCCAGGTGTAGATTGCCTGGTTCATCGTTCAGCCATCATTGGTTGTGTACCAGAGACTGACTTGGACGTGCACTTCAATGTGGGTGATCAAATACCTATAGTAATTGAGCAAGTTTCAACTGATCAGCGAAAAATAAGCGCGCGTTGTGCAATAGAGCTAGAGCAATGGAAGACGTTGAGCTTGTTCCAACAACGTTTGTTTGAAAGCCAACGGGAAGTAGTTGCTCTAGAAGATCGTTTCACTTCCTTAAGCATAGAGAACCAACGCTTATCAGAAGCCTTTGATATACAAAAACAGGAAGATGAGTATAAGATCGAGTGCCTAACAACTGATCTGCAAAATGCCAACGCTCAACTTACAACAGCTAAGAGGGCAACTCATGAGCAGTTAGAGTCATTAAAGCTTCAGCATCAACAATCTCTCGACGCAGAAGTCAGGCTTCGACAACAACTCCGTATGAAGTTGGCAACTGTGGAAAAACAGCTTGATGCCGAGAAAGAAGCTCGAAATTTAGCTTCAGAGGCCCATCGTAACGAGCTAACAAAACAGGGCAAAAAGCTTAAGGAAGTTCAAGGACAATTGGATCAAGCTAAGGAGCAATTAGGCACTCAGATAGAAACACCTGAGCCTACTACATGGGCACCAGAAGAACTAACTCAAGTAGCCGCTCCTTATACTGAAAATACCGTAGCCTCGCTACCTGTTTTTATTACTTTCAGCAATTCAAAACAAATTACAAATGCAATTGAGTTTGATAAGCTGAATTTATCGGGAGAAGTATATCCAGTGAATTTCCCCTACCTCAACACTCTAGAACGTCAGCAACTACTAGCCTATAAGCAGCTGTGCGAATATCCCAACCATTTTCTATCCTCAATGGCTGATCGGGTTCGTAAAGGTTCTGGAAATATGCTTTTTGCAAGCAAAGCGCCAGCATTTCACAAAACCTATTCCTGCGAATTTGCTTTATCTAACTACATAAACTATTCTATACCTGAAGAAATAAAAAAACGGGGCAAGGAGGCAGAGGAAGAATTCCGTGAGTGGTTTGCTAAAAAGCTAGAGCAGAATCCTCGCTACATGGAAAAGCCTCTGCTGATGGAACCGCTCATGGTGGAATGCATGCAGCATTTTAGGCTTAGCAGTCCTCCAAGACCAGTCAATATTCCTAACTCTGGTTTGATTCCCGTTGATGGGCAACAGCTTTCTGTTCTAGAAAAGCAAATCGAGCAAGTCATTATAAATGCTGCCGCCTTTGCTAACTCGTCAGATGACCACCACAAAATCATAGGCAGATTAGGCACTCATGCTTACAAAGGGGCCAAAAAGAATGAGCGTGTCGACCATGGTACTTCTCTTACGGATGAAGAAGTACGTACTATTCTCATAAAGTTTGATAATAACTATAAGAAAGTACTAATTACGTTACTTCATACCTACTATCGTAGTAAGTTCAATAACCAATTGGCATTTGACGGTGCATTGCTTATCGCCTTTGGTTTCCGTCCATGTCATGCCTGTTATACTAGAGCAGATCTAAATGGTATTACAATTCATCTTCCTCATACTACCCCAAGCTCTGTACTTGGCACTGTGACTAGAGCTACTCGTTCGACCTTGCAATATGAGGAGGACGATGACAACGACCTGCCATTTTGA
- a CDS encoding GTPase domain-containing protein, which translates to MIKTPFTLYQHRQLIQHWWIKFLANIKMGSTDIVIVGPPAVGKTVLSKCLHGQAPEFGFKLPGASTTVETEAIALGKWTQLVRVIPGQESTERTNGLWEAFHQSETLEGVIYVVDWGYSSPRNELLQGSLVRDEGLDTIDKLRNYNLKNELSDIKDIMGKIRDLQNQYRRPKWVLFIVNKADLFVDKINDAQMYYSLDFDSEFTRIVKEYINIIGTMNVKVDTLPMCSWPEPFVWNGNTIKSSLGGKPLENALAMRVISKIAELSS; encoded by the coding sequence TTGATTAAGACCCCCTTTACTCTCTACCAACATCGGCAACTCATCCAGCATTGGTGGATTAAGTTTCTGGCCAATATAAAAATGGGGAGTACTGATATTGTGATTGTCGGCCCTCCAGCTGTTGGCAAGACTGTACTTAGTAAGTGTTTGCACGGTCAAGCACCGGAGTTTGGCTTCAAATTACCTGGTGCATCCACTACGGTAGAAACTGAAGCTATCGCTTTAGGAAAATGGACTCAACTAGTAAGAGTAATTCCAGGCCAAGAAAGCACAGAAAGAACAAATGGGTTATGGGAGGCTTTCCATCAAAGCGAAACGTTGGAAGGAGTTATCTATGTTGTAGACTGGGGATATTCAAGCCCAAGAAACGAGTTATTGCAAGGCTCTCTTGTACGTGATGAAGGACTAGATACTATTGATAAACTGAGAAATTATAATTTAAAGAATGAGCTTAGTGATATAAAAGATATAATGGGTAAAATAAGAGATTTGCAAAATCAGTACCGCCGCCCGAAGTGGGTATTGTTTATTGTTAATAAAGCTGACTTATTTGTCGATAAAATAAATGATGCTCAAATGTACTATAGTTTGGATTTTGATAGTGAATTTACTAGAATAGTTAAAGAATACATAAATATAATTGGCACTATGAATGTTAAGGTTGATACACTTCCTATGTGTTCGTGGCCAGAGCCTTTTGTTTGGAATGGAAATACAATAAAATCTAGCTTAGGTGGAAAACCTCTTGAGAATGCATTAGCGATGAGAGTAATTAGTAAGATTGCTGAATTGTCATCCTAA
- a CDS encoding transposase: MTQKMNMGAPRKRRPYDDAFRVEALRLAAESRSTQAAARQLGISPKRLYKWQNATQPGLLIAVGGIKLR, encoded by the coding sequence ATGACTCAGAAAATGAACATGGGCGCGCCGCGCAAACGCCGCCCCTATGATGACGCCTTCCGAGTGGAAGCGTTGCGTTTAGCCGCTGAAAGCCGCAGCACACAAGCCGCAGCTCGGCAGCTGGGCATCAGCCCCAAACGACTGTACAAGTGGCAAAATGCTACGCAACCTGGCCTTCTTATAGCAGTGGGGGGAATAAAATTACGCTAA
- a CDS encoding transposase: MTQKLNIGSPRKRHRYDIVFRAEVLRLASESRSTQAAARQLGISPKLLYKRQKATQPVLEVGIEESESVAMRQLRAEVRHLQQERDILKKALAIFTQPTP, from the coding sequence ATGACTCAAAAACTGAATATCGGCTCGCCACGCAAACGCCACCGTTATGATATCGTCTTTCGCGCCGAAGTCCTGCGCCTAGCGAGTGAAAGCCGGAGTACGCAAGCCGCGGCTCGCCAGTTAGGCATCAGCCCCAAACTGCTCTACAAGCGGCAAAAAGCTACGCAACCCGTGCTAGAGGTGGGCATTGAGGAAAGCGAAAGCGTGGCCATGCGGCAGTTGCGGGCCGAGGTGCGGCACTTGCAGCAAGAGCGCGACATCCTAAAAAAAGCCTTGGCCATCTTTACGCAGCCGACGCCGTGA
- a CDS encoding DUF2235 domain-containing protein gives MPKNLVICCDGTWNSAVDEEYGAAAPTNVHKLYQACLDQAESDGQQVTWYQPGVGALGSTARRTFEGATGTGVGANIRRGYMAIAWNYEPGDRIFLFGFSRGAFTARSIAGMIQQVGILVQPTAERVERAYKYYENHKVSEDRNLPDPQYAQDPGWHQGLGLNTRYARIHFIGVWDTVGSLGVSFWGWSFNLRLFFRNGFHDLSPNLITDHFYHALAMDEMRTSFMPTLWEVNTGETLTAQVEQAWFRGVHSDVGGGYAERGLADITYEWLTIKAQTHGLQLRTGWDQSLKPDAAGRIHRSLRGPLYTNVAGWPRWYRPRYQADTPTQEEKLRGYLHSSVQERLEKCKLNGSKTLALRTLSPGESATVEVPADQLWTNTGLILEEGATYTFEPSGVWQDLNDTPVGPGGEPRGKESLLKRSFRWALRAPNEPWMQLMGLVNYPRTWPWLEKSLGEAFRYLIWEDPEPLLKDLFPIKNNLRKVITSKPADEATGVVDNATGVLWVFANDLWKTHVNNTGSLRLKVTRAP, from the coding sequence ATGCCTAAGAACCTAGTGATTTGCTGTGATGGCACCTGGAATTCGGCCGTGGATGAGGAGTACGGTGCTGCCGCTCCCACCAACGTGCACAAGCTTTATCAGGCTTGCCTAGATCAAGCGGAGTCAGATGGGCAGCAAGTTACCTGGTACCAGCCGGGGGTTGGGGCGCTCGGGAGCACCGCCCGGCGTACTTTTGAGGGAGCTACGGGCACGGGTGTGGGAGCTAATATCCGCAGGGGATACATGGCTATTGCTTGGAATTACGAGCCAGGTGACCGCATCTTTCTGTTCGGCTTTTCCCGGGGGGCCTTCACGGCGCGTTCTATTGCGGGCATGATTCAACAGGTTGGCATCCTGGTGCAGCCGACAGCTGAAAGAGTAGAAAGAGCGTACAAGTACTACGAAAATCATAAGGTCAGTGAGGATCGAAACTTGCCGGATCCGCAGTACGCGCAGGACCCCGGTTGGCACCAGGGACTGGGCCTGAATACCCGCTACGCCCGGATCCACTTCATTGGCGTTTGGGATACGGTAGGCTCACTGGGCGTGTCTTTCTGGGGGTGGAGCTTCAATTTGCGCTTGTTTTTTCGCAATGGCTTTCACGACCTGTCACCCAACCTGATCACGGACCACTTTTACCACGCCCTAGCGATGGACGAGATGCGAACCAGCTTCATGCCCACCTTGTGGGAAGTCAACACAGGCGAGACGCTCACGGCGCAGGTAGAGCAGGCCTGGTTTCGAGGAGTGCATAGTGACGTAGGGGGGGGCTATGCTGAACGGGGCCTCGCCGATATCACATATGAATGGCTAACCATTAAAGCCCAAACGCACGGGTTGCAACTGCGCACGGGATGGGACCAATCACTCAAACCTGATGCCGCTGGCCGCATCCACCGCTCGCTACGCGGGCCACTGTATACAAATGTAGCAGGATGGCCACGCTGGTATCGTCCCCGCTACCAAGCGGATACTCCAACCCAGGAAGAAAAACTACGCGGTTATCTACATTCCAGTGTGCAGGAGCGCCTGGAAAAATGCAAGCTCAACGGCAGCAAAACGTTGGCTTTGCGCACTCTTAGTCCCGGCGAATCAGCCACGGTGGAGGTGCCGGCCGACCAATTATGGACTAACACCGGGCTGATTTTGGAAGAGGGTGCCACCTATACCTTTGAACCAAGTGGGGTGTGGCAGGACCTGAATGATACACCAGTTGGCCCTGGGGGAGAACCTCGGGGTAAAGAATCCCTGCTGAAACGTAGCTTTCGCTGGGCTCTACGAGCCCCGAACGAACCGTGGATGCAGTTGATGGGGCTAGTGAACTACCCACGCACTTGGCCATGGCTGGAAAAGTCGTTAGGAGAAGCCTTCCGCTACTTAATCTGGGAAGATCCCGAGCCTTTGCTAAAGGATTTGTTTCCTATCAAGAACAACTTGAGAAAGGTAATTACATCCAAGCCCGCGGACGAGGCCACCGGGGTGGTAGATAACGCCACTGGAGTGCTCTGGGTATTTGCTAACGATTTATGGAAGACCCACGTCAACAACACGGGCAGTCTCCGGCTGAAAGTTACGCGCGCTCCATAA